A window of Actinomycetota bacterium contains these coding sequences:
- a CDS encoding nitroreductase family deazaflavin-dependent oxidoreductase — protein MPMPRWWRHINKRVFNPWELKRGDRPVLTHVGRTSGKTYRTPLDAHLVERGYLFILVYGSESDWVRNVLAAGHARLTIGGEDVDLTSPRLVDEDQAWAALPDTVKHPPRWLGIREYLRMDLADG, from the coding sequence ATGCCGATGCCACGATGGTGGAGGCACATCAACAAACGGGTGTTCAACCCGTGGGAGCTCAAGCGTGGCGACCGCCCAGTGCTAACCCACGTCGGCCGGACCTCGGGCAAGACCTACCGAACACCACTCGACGCGCACCTCGTCGAGCGCGGCTACCTGTTCATCCTGGTCTACGGCTCGGAGTCAGACTGGGTCCGCAACGTGCTCGCCGCCGGTCACGCCCGCCTCACGATCGGCGGTGAGGACGTGGATCTCACCAGCCCGCGACTGGTCGACGAGGACCAAGCGTGGGCGGCCCTCCCGGACACGGTGAAGCATCCTCCGAGATGGCTGGGTATCAGAGAGTACCTGCGAATGGACCTCGCCGACGGGTGA